In Methylobacterium aquaticum, the following are encoded in one genomic region:
- a CDS encoding methyl-accepting chemotaxis protein — translation MISRRLPALRSIGGKLTAALLACSLTATALLGWMSYRQQQQAADAAIAAALDQRYRAVADAMADQGQRALAAATSLAHDPAIGEALRSGDRPAILARYAALGTPLAERLNLRLVSFFRPDGLALARLHTPNAHGDSVLARRATVRAVLQSGRPATGLEPGRDTISLFATVPVMRDGATVGIVDVGSPIGAGFLADLKQRLGVDLAVHLVKDGMPATLAATFSDKTLLDPAGHAEAAAKATSRPIAWRETLLSGRETAVTAGPLVTYAGQAIGTIEVALDIADLVAARHRAALTLLGVLSLAALSALAVAWALARHIGRPLAALDRTMQALAEGHLDADVPATERRDEVGTMARSVRLFRDGLAEAERLRAAEATGQAERERRAGAVDDLVRGFDRAVGEVVGMVSAAATEMQATAAQLTATAGESARRSACVAEAAGDAARNVRMVSAAAGTLGASVTEIDRQAAASAERSKAAVAEAAQAGTIVADLAGAANRIGDVLALISGIAQQTNLLALNATIEAARAGEAGRGFAVVAAEVKQLAGQTAKATAEISEQIAWIQASTGRAVTAIAGITATIHAVSDTAEAIAGTVREQGCATREIVTSVDQASTRTGDVTATIAGVSQAARETGHAATQVLSTSSELAGQAERLRGQVQGFLEAVRAA, via the coding sequence ATGATCTCGCGACGCCTGCCCGCTCTGCGCTCCATCGGAGGCAAGCTCACCGCCGCCCTGCTCGCCTGCTCGCTGACGGCGACCGCGCTTCTCGGCTGGATGTCCTATCGGCAGCAGCAACAGGCCGCCGACGCCGCCATCGCCGCCGCGCTGGACCAGCGCTACCGGGCGGTGGCGGATGCGATGGCCGACCAGGGCCAGCGGGCGCTCGCGGCCGCGACGAGCCTCGCCCACGATCCGGCGATCGGCGAGGCGCTGCGGAGCGGCGACCGCCCGGCGATCCTCGCGCGCTACGCGGCGCTCGGGACGCCGCTCGCCGAGCGGCTGAACCTGCGGCTCGTCAGCTTCTTCCGCCCGGACGGGCTCGCGCTGGCGCGGCTGCACACGCCGAACGCCCACGGTGATTCGGTGCTCGCCCGCCGCGCCACCGTGCGGGCGGTGCTGCAGAGCGGCCGGCCGGCCACCGGCCTCGAGCCCGGGCGCGACACGATCTCGCTCTTCGCGACGGTGCCGGTCATGCGGGACGGCGCGACGGTCGGCATCGTCGATGTCGGCAGCCCGATCGGTGCCGGCTTCCTCGCCGACCTGAAGCAGCGGCTCGGCGTCGATCTCGCCGTCCACCTGGTCAAGGACGGCATGCCCGCGACCCTGGCGGCGACGTTTTCGGACAAAACCCTGCTCGACCCCGCCGGCCATGCCGAGGCGGCGGCCAAAGCGACGTCCAGGCCGATCGCCTGGCGCGAGACCCTGCTCTCGGGCCGGGAGACCGCCGTGACGGCCGGCCCGCTCGTCACCTATGCCGGCCAGGCGATCGGCACGATCGAGGTGGCGCTCGACATCGCGGACCTGGTCGCCGCCCGGCACCGGGCCGCGCTGACCTTGCTCGGGGTGCTCAGCCTCGCCGCGCTGTCGGCGCTCGCCGTCGCCTGGGCGCTGGCCCGGCATATCGGCCGGCCGCTCGCCGCCCTCGACCGCACCATGCAGGCCCTCGCCGAGGGCCATCTCGACGCCGACGTGCCGGCGACGGAGCGGCGCGACGAGGTCGGCACCATGGCCCGCTCGGTCCGGCTGTTCCGTGACGGCCTCGCCGAGGCCGAGCGCCTGCGCGCCGCCGAGGCGACCGGCCAGGCCGAGCGCGAGCGCCGGGCCGGCGCGGTGGACGACCTGGTGCGGGGCTTCGACCGGGCGGTGGGCGAGGTCGTCGGCATGGTCTCGGCGGCGGCGACCGAGATGCAGGCGACCGCAGCCCAGCTCACCGCCACCGCGGGCGAATCCGCCCGGCGCTCGGCCTGCGTCGCCGAGGCCGCGGGCGATGCGGCCCGGAACGTCCGGATGGTGTCCGCCGCGGCCGGCACGCTCGGCGCCTCGGTGACCGAGATCGACCGCCAGGCCGCGGCCTCGGCTGAGCGCTCGAAGGCCGCCGTCGCCGAGGCCGCGCAGGCCGGCACGATCGTGGCCGACCTCGCTGGCGCGGCCAACCGGATCGGCGACGTGCTCGCGCTCATCTCAGGCATCGCCCAGCAGACCAACCTGCTCGCGCTCAACGCCACGATCGAGGCGGCGCGGGCCGGCGAGGCGGGAAGGGGCTTTGCCGTGGTGGCGGCCGAGGTCAAGCAGCTCGCCGGCCAGACCGCCAAGGCGACGGCCGAGATTTCCGAGCAGATCGCCTGGATTCAGGCCTCGACCGGGCGGGCGGTGACGGCGATCGCCGGGATCACCGCGACGATCCACGCGGTGAGCGACACCGCCGAGGCCATCGCCGGCACCGTGCGCGAGCAGGGCTGCGCGACCCGGGAGATCGTCACATCGGTGGACCAAGCCTCGACCCGCACCGGCGACGTCACCGCGACGATCGCGGGCGTGTCGCAGGCCGCGCGCGAGACCGGCCACGCTGCTACCCAGGTGCTCTCGACCTCCTCGGAACTCGCGGGTCAAGCCGAGCGTTTGCGTGGCCAGGTGCAGGGATTTCTGGAGGCGGTGCGGGCGGCGTGA
- a CDS encoding SDR family NAD(P)-dependent oxidoreductase, with amino-acid sequence MSLPYRTALIVGAGAGISAALARLLAVEGLRVGLAARDTGKLADLAAETGAATFATDAADPGAVERLFSEADARIGEPDVVIYNASARAPGPLATLDPEAVRRAIEVTAFGAFLVAQAAARRMETRGHGALLFTGATAGVKGFANSAAFAMGKFALRGLAQSAARELGPKGIHVAHIVVDGVVRSARRPDPADKPDSTLTPGGVARAYLDLLRQPRDAWSFEVDLRPWVERF; translated from the coding sequence GTGAGCCTGCCCTACCGCACCGCCCTCATCGTCGGCGCCGGCGCCGGCATCAGCGCCGCGCTCGCCCGGCTTCTCGCCGTCGAGGGCTTGCGGGTCGGCCTCGCCGCCCGCGACACCGGAAAACTCGCCGACCTCGCCGCCGAGACCGGGGCCGCGACCTTCGCGACTGACGCCGCCGACCCGGGGGCGGTCGAGCGGCTGTTTTCGGAGGCCGATGCCCGGATCGGCGAGCCCGACGTGGTGATCTACAATGCCAGCGCCCGGGCTCCCGGCCCGCTCGCCACCCTCGATCCGGAGGCCGTGCGGCGGGCCATCGAGGTCACCGCCTTCGGCGCCTTCCTGGTCGCTCAGGCCGCGGCGCGGCGCATGGAGACGCGCGGCCACGGTGCGCTCCTGTTCACCGGCGCCACCGCGGGGGTGAAGGGGTTTGCGAACTCGGCCGCCTTCGCGATGGGCAAGTTCGCCCTGCGCGGCCTCGCCCAGAGCGCGGCGCGCGAACTCGGCCCCAAGGGCATCCACGTCGCCCACATCGTCGTCGACGGCGTGGTCCGCAGCGCCCGCCGCCCCGACCCGGCGGACAAGCCCGACAGCACCCTCACGCCGGGGGGCGTGGCCCGCGCCTATCTCGATCTGCTGCGCCAGCCGCGGGATGCGTGGTCGTTCGAGGTCGATTTGCGGCCGTGGGTGGAGCGGTTTTGA
- a CDS encoding PaaI family thioesterase, whose protein sequence is MESSAVPEAPLRERRVTWSDPRAIAKAGQGLAGLDFLRALIAGAVPPPPIVALMGITLAEAEPGRVTMRMPAGEYLYNPIGSVHGGALATLLDSVMGCAVHSTLPAGRGYTTLEIKVNYLRAVTEVSGTVTATGRVVHAGRRQAVAEASLTDAAGRLCATASTTCLVFDLPPAREERP, encoded by the coding sequence ATGGAATCCAGCGCGGTTCCGGAAGCGCCTTTGCGGGAGCGCCGCGTGACCTGGTCCGATCCGCGGGCGATCGCCAAGGCCGGGCAGGGGCTCGCCGGGCTCGATTTCCTGCGGGCGCTGATTGCCGGCGCGGTGCCGCCGCCGCCGATCGTGGCGCTGATGGGCATCACGCTGGCCGAGGCCGAGCCCGGCCGGGTGACGATGCGGATGCCGGCGGGCGAATACCTCTACAACCCGATCGGCAGCGTCCATGGCGGCGCGCTGGCGACGTTGCTCGACAGCGTCATGGGCTGCGCCGTCCACAGCACCCTGCCGGCCGGGCGCGGCTACACCACGCTCGAGATCAAGGTGAACTACCTGCGGGCGGTGACGGAGGTCTCCGGCACCGTCACGGCGACCGGCCGGGTGGTCCATGCCGGGCGCCGCCAGGCCGTGGCCGAGGCGAGCCTCACCGACGCGGCCGGCCGGCTCTGCGCCACCGCCAGCACCACCTGCCTGGTCTTCGATCTGCCCCCCGCCCGGGAGGAACGTCCGTGA
- a CDS encoding TetR/AcrR family transcriptional regulator encodes MRVTREQVQENRRRILEAAGRLFREKGFAAVTVAEVMEAAGLTHGGFYGHFASKEDLAAQALAQALAPAPREPGKAQDLAGFVAAYLSASHRDRPGSGCALAALGSEAARQPAPVRRAFTEGVEARLARMQEAMPDRDRAAALAAISQLVGAVMLARAVDDPALSDEILAAGRGALTEA; translated from the coding sequence ATGCGGGTGACGCGCGAGCAGGTCCAGGAGAACCGGCGCCGGATCCTCGAGGCGGCCGGCCGCCTCTTTCGCGAGAAGGGGTTCGCCGCCGTGACGGTGGCCGAGGTGATGGAGGCCGCCGGCCTGACCCATGGCGGCTTCTACGGCCACTTCGCCTCGAAGGAGGATCTCGCCGCCCAGGCCCTGGCCCAGGCGCTGGCGCCCGCGCCGCGGGAGCCCGGAAAGGCGCAGGATCTCGCCGGTTTCGTCGCCGCCTACCTGTCGGCGTCGCACCGCGACCGGCCGGGCAGCGGCTGCGCGCTGGCGGCGCTCGGCAGCGAGGCGGCGCGCCAGCCGGCCCCCGTGCGACGCGCCTTTACGGAAGGGGTGGAGGCGCGGCTCGCCCGGATGCAGGAGGCCATGCCCGACCGCGACCGGGCGGCAGCGCTCGCAGCGATCTCCCAGCTCGTCGGCGCCGTGATGCTCGCCCGGGCGGTGGACGATCCCGCCCTGTCCGACGAGATCCTGGCGGCCGGGCGGGGAGCGCTCACGGAAGCTTGA
- a CDS encoding L,D-transpeptidase family protein: protein MVLRVAFPYLPSAAVLAWMVGTGLAVAAESPVPLPPGSVPGQSPQAQAAQPQNPPVPPAQVEPARREVTNTPDPLPGGATPLPVGPIKPGAAPKTGDAKPAEPKPAEPRPAEPKVAEPKPADGKPSPKKVSRELPPLVVARMSQDTTPTLTPATFLDTLRAAERYQALVEAGGWPSLPADLSVKPGERNPAIPLLRRHLVLTEDLAPGGPETDQLDPGLVAALKRYQSRHNLPETGLLGRQTVAALNVPAGVRQRQLSASANRLIGSSFPFGERYVVVNIPSAAVEAVDHGSVARRYVAVVGKPERASPSVETKITNINFNPTWTVPVSLIKKDIIPHMRKDPGYLAKMHIRMLDAQGQEVQPTAVDWSTERAVNYTLRQDPGFDNSLGQVRIDMPNRHAVYMHDTPSKGLFSRDVRFHSSGCVRVADVKALVGWLLDGTPGPNGAGSAWGPMEIETGIATGERRDIKLAKPIPVTFVYLTGYATPDGRVHFRDDVYGLDTGKDTGKPADVAVTGALPKPGTAKPGTSKPAAGTAGQPGAAAAQPAVTKPAAAKPAGTKPAAAKAPPAGKVPATEQPAPKPAAKARPAEKPAPAAESRKADSPT, encoded by the coding sequence ATGGTGTTGCGTGTTGCGTTTCCGTACCTGCCCTCGGCGGCGGTCCTGGCCTGGATGGTCGGCACCGGGCTCGCCGTCGCGGCCGAATCCCCGGTCCCGCTGCCGCCCGGGTCGGTGCCGGGCCAGTCTCCCCAGGCCCAGGCCGCCCAACCTCAGAATCCGCCCGTTCCGCCGGCCCAGGTCGAGCCCGCCCGGCGCGAGGTGACGAATACGCCCGATCCCCTGCCGGGCGGCGCGACGCCGCTGCCGGTCGGCCCGATCAAGCCCGGCGCCGCCCCGAAGACGGGCGATGCCAAGCCGGCCGAACCAAAGCCGGCCGAGCCCAGACCCGCCGAGCCCAAGGTGGCCGAACCCAAACCGGCCGACGGGAAGCCGAGCCCGAAAAAGGTCTCGCGCGAGTTGCCGCCGCTGGTGGTGGCGCGGATGTCGCAGGACACGACCCCGACCCTGACCCCGGCGACCTTCCTCGACACCCTGCGGGCGGCCGAGCGCTACCAGGCGCTGGTCGAGGCCGGGGGCTGGCCGTCCCTGCCGGCCGACCTCTCGGTGAAGCCCGGCGAGCGCAACCCGGCGATCCCGCTGCTGCGGCGCCATCTCGTCCTGACCGAGGATCTGGCCCCCGGCGGCCCGGAGACCGACCAGCTCGATCCCGGCCTCGTCGCGGCGCTCAAGCGCTACCAGTCCCGGCACAACCTGCCCGAGACCGGGCTGCTGGGCCGCCAGACCGTGGCCGCCCTCAACGTGCCCGCAGGCGTGCGCCAGCGCCAGCTCTCGGCCTCCGCCAACCGGTTGATCGGATCGAGCTTCCCGTTCGGCGAGCGCTACGTGGTGGTCAACATCCCCTCGGCCGCGGTCGAGGCGGTGGATCACGGCAGCGTGGCGCGCCGCTACGTCGCGGTGGTGGGCAAGCCCGAGCGCGCCTCGCCGTCGGTCGAGACGAAGATCACGAACATCAACTTCAACCCGACCTGGACCGTGCCGGTGTCCCTCATCAAGAAGGACATCATCCCGCACATGCGCAAGGATCCGGGCTACCTCGCCAAGATGCATATCCGCATGCTCGACGCCCAGGGCCAGGAGGTGCAGCCGACCGCCGTCGACTGGTCGACCGAGCGGGCGGTGAACTACACCCTGCGCCAGGATCCGGGCTTCGACAACTCGCTCGGCCAGGTGCGGATCGACATGCCGAACCGCCACGCGGTCTACATGCACGACACGCCGTCGAAGGGGCTGTTCTCCCGCGACGTGCGCTTCCACTCCTCGGGCTGCGTGCGCGTCGCCGACGTGAAGGCGCTGGTCGGCTGGCTGCTCGACGGCACGCCGGGCCCGAACGGCGCCGGCTCGGCCTGGGGGCCGATGGAGATCGAGACCGGCATCGCCACCGGCGAGCGCCGCGACATCAAGCTGGCGAAGCCCATTCCGGTGACCTTCGTCTATCTCACCGGCTACGCCACCCCGGACGGCCGGGTGCATTTTCGCGACGACGTCTACGGCCTCGATACCGGCAAGGACACGGGCAAGCCGGCCGATGTCGCGGTGACCGGGGCCCTGCCCAAGCCGGGGACCGCCAAGCCGGGGACCTCAAAGCCTGCGGCAGGCACCGCGGGGCAACCCGGGGCCGCGGCCGCCCAACCCGCCGTGACCAAGCCCGCGGCCGCGAAGCCCGCCGGAACCAAGCCCGCGGCCGCCAAGGCTCCGCCGGCCGGGAAGGTCCCGGCGACGGAGCAGCCGGCGCCGAAACCCGCCGCCAAGGCCCGGCCGGCCGAAAAGCCGGCGCCGGCTGCCGAGAGCCGGAAAGCCGACTCGCCGACCTGA
- a CDS encoding TadE/TadG family type IV pilus assembly protein, with amino-acid sequence MTSFPGAHPPRHFARDSSGTFLVAFAVALPVLLGSVSAAVEYSRLLYRKSQLQSAADAGVLAGANMLKLANADEASVASIARQTIEAQARSPADRSSGIVVTVGDRRSSVSTVIEETVPSLMGKLLSLPSTTLIVRATAQLVGSVRLCLLALDPSAKGAFDLEKKAQITAEGCSLYSNSTSPSGIQGRDSATARALSICSAGGFDGAKALFTPAPITDCAPIGDPLKDRPLPAPDVNCVILGPWVNPLAKAPPGPPNVVTGIVTLDPGTYCGGLRITETANVRLRAGTYVMKDGPLIVDKKASVSGEGVGFFFTGDRGGMLFDKDTTVSLTAPTSGLMAGLLMAESRTVASPVPVPIDTAITPPPPPPPGGAKAMREYRIISDNARTMLGTIYLPAGRLVIDSSRPVADQSAYTVIVARQVNLYEGPNLTLNANYGATSVPVPDGVGPRSGQAALRN; translated from the coding sequence ATGACGTCGTTTCCCGGCGCCCACCCGCCTCGCCATTTCGCGCGCGACAGCAGCGGGACCTTCCTCGTCGCCTTCGCGGTCGCCCTGCCGGTCCTGCTCGGATCGGTGAGCGCAGCCGTCGAGTACAGCCGCCTGCTCTACCGCAAGAGCCAGTTGCAGAGCGCCGCCGATGCCGGGGTGCTGGCCGGCGCCAACATGCTCAAGCTCGCCAATGCGGACGAGGCCTCGGTGGCGAGCATCGCCCGGCAGACGATCGAGGCGCAGGCGCGGAGCCCGGCCGACCGCAGCAGCGGCATCGTGGTCACGGTCGGCGACCGGCGCAGCTCGGTATCGACGGTGATCGAGGAGACGGTGCCCTCGCTCATGGGCAAGCTGCTCAGCCTGCCCTCCACCACCCTGATCGTCCGGGCGACGGCGCAGCTCGTCGGCTCGGTCCGGCTGTGCCTGCTCGCCCTCGACCCCTCGGCCAAGGGCGCCTTCGACCTCGAGAAGAAGGCGCAGATCACCGCCGAGGGCTGTTCGCTCTACTCGAACTCCACCAGTCCGAGCGGCATCCAGGGCAGGGACAGCGCGACGGCCCGGGCGCTCTCGATCTGCTCGGCGGGCGGCTTCGACGGGGCGAAGGCCCTGTTCACCCCGGCGCCGATCACCGATTGCGCGCCGATCGGCGATCCGCTGAAGGACCGCCCGCTGCCGGCGCCGGACGTGAACTGCGTGATCCTGGGGCCGTGGGTCAACCCGCTCGCGAAGGCGCCCCCAGGCCCTCCCAACGTGGTGACGGGGATCGTCACCCTCGATCCCGGCACCTATTGCGGCGGCCTGCGCATCACCGAGACCGCGAATGTCCGGCTCCGCGCCGGGACCTACGTGATGAAGGACGGCCCGCTGATCGTCGACAAGAAGGCGAGCGTGTCGGGCGAGGGGGTCGGGTTCTTCTTCACCGGCGACAGGGGCGGGATGCTGTTCGACAAGGACACCACGGTCAGCCTCACCGCGCCGACGAGCGGCCTGATGGCCGGCCTGCTGATGGCCGAGAGCCGGACCGTCGCCAGTCCCGTCCCCGTCCCGATCGACACCGCCATCACGCCGCCGCCGCCTCCCCCGCCGGGCGGCGCCAAGGCGATGCGGGAATACCGCATCATCAGCGACAATGCCCGCACGATGCTGGGGACGATCTACCTGCCGGCGGGCCGGCTCGTCATCGACAGCAGCCGCCCGGTCGCCGACCAATCGGCCTATACGGTGATCGTGGCGCGGCAGGTCAACCTCTACGAGGGGCCGAACCTGACTCTCAACGCCAATTACGGCGCGACCTCGGTGCCGGTCCCGGACGGTGTCGGACCGAGATCGGGCCAGGCGGCGCTCCGGAACTGA
- a CDS encoding YeiH family protein: MRPDTLGRTAVAVLPGLTLCVVVTAAASLVQAAEEHLVHHPYVEALVIAILAGIAIRSVWEPGPRWRIGIAFSAKQLLEVAVMLLGASISLKALVASGPALLTGIVATVVIALAASYGIGRLLGLPARMSILIACGNAICGNSAIAAVAPVIGAKGDDVASSIAFTAILGVLVVLGLPLLIPLLGTNPTEYGVLAGLTVYAVPQVLAATVPVSLVSTQVGTLVKLVRVLMLGPVVLGLSLLAPRLRDEPGAAAGARKRLGFFKLVPWFILGFLVLATARSLGLVPDAALAPLTRVAGILTVIAMAALGLGVDVRVVARVGGRVTLAVTASLAVLLLVSIALVRGLGIS, from the coding sequence ATGCGGCCTGACACGTTGGGGCGGACCGCCGTCGCGGTCCTGCCCGGCCTCACCCTCTGCGTCGTCGTCACGGCGGCGGCGAGCCTGGTCCAGGCGGCGGAGGAGCACCTCGTCCACCACCCCTATGTCGAGGCGCTGGTGATCGCGATCCTCGCCGGCATCGCGATCCGCTCGGTCTGGGAGCCGGGGCCGCGCTGGCGCATCGGCATCGCCTTCAGCGCCAAGCAGCTCCTGGAGGTCGCCGTGATGCTGCTCGGCGCCTCGATCAGTCTCAAGGCCCTCGTCGCCTCGGGGCCGGCCCTGCTCACCGGCATCGTCGCCACCGTGGTGATCGCGCTCGCCGCCAGCTACGGCATCGGCCGCCTGCTCGGGCTGCCGGCCCGGATGTCGATCCTGATCGCCTGCGGCAACGCGATCTGCGGCAACTCGGCCATCGCCGCGGTGGCCCCGGTGATCGGGGCGAAGGGCGACGACGTCGCCTCCTCGATCGCCTTCACGGCGATCCTGGGCGTGCTGGTGGTGCTCGGCCTGCCGCTCCTGATTCCGCTGCTCGGCACCAACCCGACCGAGTACGGCGTGCTCGCCGGCCTCACGGTCTATGCGGTGCCGCAGGTGCTCGCCGCCACCGTGCCGGTGAGCCTCGTCAGCACCCAGGTCGGCACGCTGGTCAAGCTCGTGCGGGTGCTGATGCTCGGGCCCGTGGTGCTCGGCCTGTCGCTGCTCGCCCCGCGCCTGCGCGACGAGCCCGGTGCGGCGGCCGGGGCGCGAAAGAGGCTCGGCTTCTTCAAGCTGGTGCCGTGGTTCATCCTCGGCTTCCTGGTGCTGGCCACCGCCCGCTCGCTCGGCCTCGTTCCCGACGCGGCGCTCGCGCCGCTCACGCGCGTCGCCGGCATCCTCACGGTGATCGCCATGGCGGCTCTGGGGCTGGGCGTCGACGTGCGGGTGGTGGCCCGGGTCGGCGGCCGGGTGACGCTCGCGGTCACCGCCTCCCTGGCGGTGCTCCTCCTCGTCAGCATCGCCCTGGTGCGGGGACTGGGCATCTCCTGA
- a CDS encoding PetM family of cytochrome b6f complex subunit 7 — MIRFLCRSLGLLLLAAGFVGIVYDGARSIANNAVLVTSVSDVAVALMKDRAANLQAMAEGGQPTLWKLLGLPFTLSPAAPIAVLLGLVLLWLGQRPRTGIGTSFRP, encoded by the coding sequence ATGATCCGCTTCCTGTGCCGCAGCCTCGGCCTTCTGCTTCTCGCCGCCGGCTTCGTCGGGATCGTCTATGACGGCGCCCGCTCGATCGCCAACAACGCGGTGCTCGTCACCTCGGTCAGCGACGTCGCGGTGGCGTTGATGAAGGACCGGGCCGCGAACCTCCAGGCGATGGCCGAGGGCGGGCAGCCGACCCTGTGGAAGCTCCTCGGCCTGCCCTTCACCCTCTCGCCGGCGGCCCCGATCGCCGTCCTCCTCGGCCTGGTCCTGCTCTGGCTCGGCCAGAGGCCGCGGACCGGCATCGGCACGAGCTTCCGTCCGTGA
- a CDS encoding HAD family hydrolase, whose product MNGRTGARPELVIFDCDGVLVDSEPISLARLTENLRRIGVPIDLATVARRFTGTSMTSIMAHVAADYGVPTPEGFVDAVRADTLRAFDAELQAIAGVSAVLATMPDRRCVASSSDPQRLRHALSLTGLLDHFDGHVFSATMVARGKPFPDLFLYAAEQMGVAPGRCVVIEDSVPGVTAARAAGMPVLGFCGGGHWAHDRAGADLLAAGALRVFDEFATLPHLLENWDPVETGDAASR is encoded by the coding sequence ATGAACGGCAGGACGGGCGCACGGCCGGAACTGGTGATCTTCGATTGCGACGGCGTGCTGGTGGACAGCGAGCCGATCAGCCTCGCGCGCCTGACGGAGAACCTTCGGCGCATCGGCGTGCCGATCGACCTCGCCACGGTGGCCCGCCGCTTCACCGGCACCAGCATGACCTCGATCATGGCGCATGTCGCCGCCGATTACGGCGTGCCGACGCCCGAGGGCTTCGTCGACGCGGTGCGGGCCGACACCCTGCGGGCCTTCGATGCCGAGCTGCAGGCCATCGCCGGCGTGAGCGCGGTGCTGGCGACGATGCCCGACCGGCGCTGCGTCGCGTCGAGCAGCGACCCGCAGCGCCTGCGCCACGCGCTCTCGCTCACCGGGCTCCTGGACCACTTCGACGGCCACGTGTTCAGCGCCACCATGGTGGCGCGGGGCAAGCCGTTCCCGGACCTCTTTCTCTACGCCGCCGAGCAGATGGGGGTGGCGCCCGGGCGTTGCGTGGTGATCGAGGACAGCGTGCCGGGCGTCACCGCGGCGCGGGCCGCCGGCATGCCGGTGCTGGGCTTCTGCGGCGGCGGCCACTGGGCCCACGACCGGGCCGGAGCGGACCTTTTGGCCGCAGGGGCGCTCCGGGTCTTCGACGAATTCGCCACCCTGCCCCATCTTCTGGAAAACTGGGATCCGGTGGAGACCGGGGACGCCGCGTCCCGTTGA
- the msuE gene encoding FMN reductase: MRPARIVAFSGNVRRPSRTRVLVEAVAAELARRRPIDLKVYDLAEIGTGLGVTSRQALPLPIGHMIEAMEGADGLIVGSPVHNGSYSGLFKHVIDFLDPASLAGKPVAITATGGGPRHALMVEHQLRPLFGFFTAHVAPTAVYAGEAEIADGAVSDPRVAERVAAAAGELAHLLDVAEAARRAGGGRAVAGL, encoded by the coding sequence GTGAGACCAGCCCGCATCGTCGCCTTCTCGGGCAACGTCCGCCGCCCGTCCCGGACCCGCGTGCTGGTGGAGGCCGTCGCCGCCGAGCTCGCCCGCCGCCGTCCGATCGACCTGAAGGTCTACGACCTCGCCGAGATCGGCACCGGGCTCGGCGTCACATCCCGGCAGGCCCTGCCCCTACCGATCGGCCACATGATCGAGGCGATGGAGGGCGCCGACGGGCTGATCGTCGGCTCGCCGGTGCATAACGGCTCCTATTCGGGCCTGTTCAAGCACGTGATCGATTTCCTCGACCCCGCGTCGCTCGCCGGCAAGCCGGTGGCGATCACCGCGACCGGCGGCGGCCCGCGCCACGCCCTGATGGTCGAGCACCAGTTGCGCCCGCTCTTCGGTTTCTTCACCGCCCATGTGGCGCCGACCGCGGTCTATGCCGGCGAGGCGGAGATCGCGGACGGAGCGGTCAGCGATCCGCGGGTGGCCGAGCGGGTCGCGGCGGCGGCGGGCGAACTCGCCCATCTCCTCGACGTGGCGGAGGCGGCCAGGCGCGCCGGGGGCGGCCGGGCGGTGGCGGGGTTGTAG